The following is a genomic window from Mycolicibacterium sp. TY81.
GAGGTTGGCTTCGAGCAGGTGCCGGCGTGCGGCTTCGCCGTCGCGGACGATGGCGGCCAGGTCACGCTTGCGGTTGTCGCCGAGTCGCTTCTTGGTCTCCAGCAGGTGGGCTGCGTACAGGCCGGCCTCGATGCGCTTGGCCAGTTCCACCTCGTCCTCGGCGTTGAGCAGAGCGGTCTTACCGATGCCGTTCAGGTACACGCGCACCAGGTCCGCGGCGGGACTCTGGGCGTCAAGATCGGAATCGATACGGCTTGTGGTGGCGTTTGCCATTTGCGGCCTCCTGCTCGTGCTCAGCTCGAACTGTCACTTGCTTCAACGCCCCAGCGGCAGGAGAAGTTCCCGAGGCCCTCTTGGCTCATGGCCTCTGACCAGCGGTTTTTCGAGGTCGACCTGAGAATGTCCTTAGAAAGGAGAAAGAAGGAAACTCAGGTAGAGGTCAAGACTCGATATCCCCGTCGATGACGGGGTGCCGGTCCTCGATCGCGGGCCGCTCGGCAGTGGGGAACATCGGCGCCCGGCGGGCCGCGTCGTAGCGGCGCGGTTCCTGCGCGGTGCGCGGTGGGCGGTCGTTGGCGATCAGCACCGCGATCCACGGCAGGGGAATGGATGCGATCAGGATGCCCAGCGAGATCAGGCCGTTGTGCCAGATGCTGTAGGCCAGTGCGGCCAGCAACAGCGCCGGCACGCGGAACGACATGATGGTGAGGTAGCGACGGACGCGCGCGCGGTGCTGCTCCTCATAGGCGGGTGCTGCGCGAGTGATGAGGACCGGCCGACCGTCGTCGTCGAAACTCAGCTCAGGGCCGTGTTTCATAGCTCCACTGTCCCACATCTGGCTCAGTGCCGCCGCGACCGGTTCGCCTGAGGTGCCACAATGAATCCATGCAGACCGACACCCTCGAACGCACCGATTCCGATGAACAGGTCGACGACGGTACGGACGACGACCGACCTAAGCACTTCCACTACGTCAAGAAGGACAAGATCGCCGAGAGTGCCGTCATGGGCACCCATGTCGTCGCGCTGTGCGGCGAGGTGTTCCCGGTGACCAAGTCACCCAAGCCCGGGTCGCCCGTGTGCCCGGATTGCAAGCGCATCTACGAACAGATGAAGAAATAGCCGCAACCGGTCAGGCCGGCGGCTCGGCCACCCGCTCGGCTGGTTGATCGGCGGGCTGATCGCCCGTGAGGGTCTCGGCTTTTTCTTCGAGCCATTCGCGCAGGCGCCGGGCGTGGGTGTCCGGCGCCGGCCATTCCTCCTGGATCGCCGCGTTGAGTTCGGCGCCGATCATGATGGCGAATCCCAGCGCGAAGGCGAACAGCAGGAACGCGATCGGCGTCGCGAGCGCGCCGTAGGTGTAGCCGGTCGCGGTGATCCAGGTCAGATAGAACCGCAGGCCCACCGTCGCCACCACGAAGACCACGGTCGCCAGCACCGCGCCGAACAGCAGCCGATGGGTCGGCAGCGGTTGGGGCAGCGCAACGCGATACAGCACGGTCACGGCCAGCACGATGCCCAGCAGTAGCGCGGGCCAGTACCCGTACTTCATCGCGTTGGACCAGGTCTGGGGAATGTGCTGGGCGA
Proteins encoded in this region:
- a CDS encoding DUF3099 domain-containing protein, which translates into the protein MWDSGAMKHGPELSFDDDGRPVLITRAAPAYEEQHRARVRRYLTIMSFRVPALLLAALAYSIWHNGLISLGILIASIPLPWIAVLIANDRPPRTAQEPRRYDAARRAPMFPTAERPAIEDRHPVIDGDIES
- a CDS encoding DUF3039 domain-containing protein codes for the protein MQTDTLERTDSDEQVDDGTDDDRPKHFHYVKKDKIAESAVMGTHVVALCGEVFPVTKSPKPGSPVCPDCKRIYEQMKK